TTGACGCTATTAGTTTTGGTAATTGCTACTTATTTTACTTCAAATGATAGGTATACAAATTTATTAGTATTTATCATAGCTAGCGCTACTATATTTCAATCATTTAATGTAGTAGATATGTATTTTCAATCAAAAGTTCTATCAAAATATGTAGTGTTTTCTAATATTATCTCTTTTTTTATAAGTAACATAGTAAAGATTATACTTGTTTTGATTAACTCTCCGCTTGTAGCTTTTGCATGGGTCATTTTATTTGATAGTATAGTTTTGGCTTTAGGATTTATTTATTTTTTCTTGAAATATTCAACTTCTGAGATTAAAAAAATAAAATTTAATAAAACTATCGCTATATCTCTTTTAAGAGATAGCTGGTCACTTATCCTAAGTGGAGTTGTAATATCTATATATGAAAATAGATCAGGTTATGATTCAAGAGATGCTAGGAAATGAAGCTGTTGGACAGTATGCTGCGGCAACTAGGTTAAGTGAAATTTGGTATTTTATACCTACTGTAGTTGTATCTAGTCTATTTCCTGCAATAGTAAATGCAAGAAGACAAAGTGAAGAGCTTTATTGTGATAGGCTTCAAAAGCTTTTTGACCTTGTTGCATGGATAGCCATTGCAATAGCACTACTAATGACTTTTTTATCTGATATGATAGTAAATATGCTTTATGGTGAACAATATAATCAAGCAGCAAGTGTATTGACAATACACATCTGGGCTTTTTTGCCAGTTTGCTATAGCTATTTCATCAATATCCGCCGCTACCTTTTTATTTAAACTATCGTATTTTAAAAATTCCCCATATCCGCAAGAGCTATCAAGTAATGTAATGTTTTCAAATTCCTCTTTTATATTATTTTTTAATAGCTCATAAGCTAAATTAACTAATTTTTAGGGCGTATAATATGAAACCAAATTAACCGTATCAGCTTTGTTTAAATGAATTTGTGTATGTGTGTGTATTTCCATATCTTATTATTCTTTTATCTTTTATTAATCTGCAATTTTATGTTCGAGCAATTCACATACCATCAAAACAAACGCAAAACTAAACTTACCTCGGTTAATTTTATTTGCTAAATTCTCTCTTGATTCGTTTATGCCTTTTTCTTTTAATAGCTCCGCTAGTCTCGGATAATCTATGTCGGCTTTTGCCATTTGTATTTTTAGATACACCTTTGCTCGTTTTTCATATTCGGTCATCGGTAGCCTTTTTGGTTTATATTCGTTCGTAATACCGAGACGAATATTTTTTATGACTATATCTAAATTTTTACAATATGGCAATAAATAATTATAAATAATCTAATAAAATGAAATATCTTTATATATTTATTAAAATATAAGTATATATGTGATATAATATCATCATAAATAAAGATATAAAGGCTTAAAAATGTCCCAACACTTCCTTCTCTAGTCTAAAGCTAGAACAATATCCGTTAGAAAGATAGCTTCTATGAGCGAGAACGAGTGTTACGAATATTTTAAATCGATTTGTTGGAGTAGCAATAAAGGTAGTCCTATTTGTCCGACTTGCGGAAGCGCATCGTCTCACTACTTTATAGAAAGTAGACTACAATATCGTTGCAAGGATTGTTTTCATACCTTTAGCGTTACAAGCGGAACAATATTTCACTCTCATAAGCTTGATTTTAAAGCTATACTTCTTGCTATCGTTATATTTTCTAATGCTACGAAAGGTATTTCAGCCTTACAACTTAGTAGAGACCTAGACGTTCAATATAAAACGGCTTGGGTCTTATCTCATAAAATAAGAGAAAGCCTTATGACTAGCGATAGCGGAAATAAATTTAGCGGCATAGTCGAGATGGACGGAGTATACGTCGGAAACTATATAAAACCCGCTAATAATATAAACAACAGGATAGATAGACGAAAAGCTTTTAAGCCTAATAAACGAGTTATCATATCGCTTCGAGAGAGAAATTTATTTGGAAGCGGAGCAGGTAAAACTAAGACCTTTATTCTAAAGAGTAACCACATCTTGCCTAACTCGGAAATTCATACAGACGAAAACTCGGCTTACGACGATTTGTTAGCTCATTACAATTTAAAAAGAGTAAATCACCAAATAGAGTATTCGGGACTAAATGGGGAGAATAACAATCAATTTGTAAAAATTTAAAATCCATTGATAAAGAAGTAGCGAACATTTGACTTATATTAGAAAATACCAAATTTCCTATACTTAAAAAAGTTATTTGTTTATTGCCATTTATTGGGCTCGATAGATTATTTAAATTTTTTTAGAGATATTTATAAGAGAGAAGATTATTGTGAAAATTTTTATAATTAGCAATATCGCCTCCATGATGATAAATTTTAGAAAAGAATTTATCTAAATCCTTGTATCAAGCGAGTATGAAGTTTATTGTTTGGTTAGTGACTGCGATAAAAAAGTAGAAAAAAGATGAGTTCTTTTGGTGTAATACCGCTTGACCATACTTTAAATACAAAAGGGCTAAATCCATTTAAAGATATTATTGCCACATATGATTTGATTAAGCTATTTAGGCAATATAGTCCAGATGCGGTTTTTTCTTTTTTTTGTTAAGCCAGTCATTTTTGCAACTATAGCCGCAAAAATAGCAAGAGTGCCACGAATAGTAGGCATGATAGAAGGGCTTGGCGGGGCTTTTACGGTTCATAAAAATGGGCAAACAAAAAAGGCGAAAATTATAAAAACTATACAAGTTCTTTTATATAAAATTTCACTACTTGGATTAACTCAAGAAGAGCTAAAACCTTATCTTGATAGTGGCGTAGTTATATATCCTGGCTTCGTAAATGATATAAAAGAACGGATAGTGAATAGTTCCATTTTTGTCTTGCCTTCGTATTACAGAGAAGGTGTGCCAAGAAGTACGCAGGAAGCCATGGCAATAGGAAGGGCAGTAATAACCACAAATAGCGTAGGATGTAGAGAAACTGTTGAAGATGGTGTAAATGGATTCTTGGTGCCACCATTTGATAGTAAAATTTTGGCACAAAAGATGATTTATTTTATACAAAATCCAGAAATGATAGTCCAAATGGGTATAGAAAGCAGAAAAATAGCTGAAATAAAATTTAATATAAATGAAAAAAATGAAAGACTTGCAAAGATTATTATTGGGAAATAGCACATTACCATTTTTAGATTTTTAATTTAAAAATTTATATTGACTTGACTTCGGCAAGCTTATCGTGATTTAAATAATAAAACCAAGACAAGCTCACTAGTTTTCTAGGCTAGACTTCTACCCCGTTAGTCCACTAACTGATTTTGTATTATTCTTATCAGCCTTTTGTTTTAAAAATTCCTATTCATCTTTTGTAGGTTTATATTTATCTTTGAAGAATTTTTATTAGCATCGATCTTTTTCTCTAGTATCTTCTTCCCATAAATTTTTATATATCGGCTTTTAGTATTCAAGGTAGTTTCTAAAGCTAGCCCTGTGTTCTGCATCATAGTGGCAGCTTACACATTTTAGCTCTTTAGGAGTGCCAAGAGGTTTTTGTGGCGATAACTTGTGAGTTACAGATATTGACTAGGTAGTTTTCATCTTTACCGATAACCGCGAAGCAAGCGTTAGCCAATTCTAAATTTATCCATTACATTTACTGCTTATAAATAAATTTAATTACTAAAGAATTAAGCTAAATAAAATAGAAAATAAAATATAATCCCAAATCTTTGGTCCCGTAGCTCAGTTGGTAGAGCACTACCTTGACATGGTAGTGGTCGATGGTTCGAGTCCATTCGGGGCCACCACTTCTAATAAAACATCCTAAGCAAGAGATTTAAAAATTAATTATTAGTAAATTTTCTAAAGATGTGGTAAAGATTTATTTCAAATAATCTTTCACATCATACTCTTTGCCAGCATCGTGATCTTTTAAAAGCTTTGCCACGATAGGGCTTAAAATGATGATGGCAATTAAATTTGGTACGACCATCAAGCCATTAAACATATCTGCTAGGCTCCAGACAAAATCAACCTTTTGCAAGCTTCCCAAAAATACAAAAACGACTACTAAAATCTGAAAAGCTCTGACCGCTTTTGCCCCAAGAAGGTATCTTACGTTGATCTCAGCAAAATAGTACCATCCCAGAATCGTTGTAAATGCAAAGAAAAATAGGCAGATCGCTACAAAGCTATAACCGCCAACCTTGCCAAAGATATGCGATGAGAAGGCCTCTTGTACTAAGGTTATGCCTGTAAAGACTGCCTTGCCATTTTCAAAGCTAATAACATTTGCAGTGAGCACTACAAAAACGGTTATATTTAAAACAATAAAAGTATCTACAAATACGCTCATTATGCCAAGTACTGCTTGATCGACTGGGTGTTTGACATTAGCTGCGGCGTGTGCGTGCGGAGTTGAGCCCATGCCAGCTTCATTGCTAAAAAGCCCTCTTGCGATGCCGTATCTCATCGCAGCTGCTATGCTAGCTCCAGTTGCTCCACCCCACGCAGCTGAAGGATCAAATGCTGCTTTGTAGATAAGCAAAACTGCATCTGGAATTTCGTGAAAATTTAAAGCGATAATGATTAGTCCAACACCTACATAAAGTAAAGCCATCAGAGGCACGATCTTTTCAGCCACTCTTGCGATCGCCTTTACGCCACCTATAAAGATTACTGCGCAGACGATTGCTAAAAAAGCTCCAGTTATCCACTGAGGTATACCAAAGGCTCCTTTAAAGCCGTCTGAGATCGAGTTTGCTTGCACCATATTGCCGATAAAGCCAAGTGCGATAATGATAGCGATAGCGAAAAAGCCAGCTAGAATTTTTGCCCATTTTCCCTTTAATCCACGACTTATATAAAATGCCGGACCGCCTATCGTGTGCCCGCTATCGTCTTTTGTGCGGTAAATTTGAGCTAGGCAAATTTCAGCAAAATTTGTAGCCATGCCTAAAAACGCAGCGCACCACATCCAAAAAATCGCTCCAGGTCCACCCATGATAAGGGCCGTCGTTGCGCCTACTAGATTGCCAGTGCCAACTTGTGCAGCGATCGCAGTTGCGACCGCTTGAAACTGACTCATTCCAGCCTTGCCAGCAGCTTCGCCATGGAGTGAAAAATTTCCAAAAAGCTCTTTTAATCCCATTTTAAACTTAAAAATTTGAACAAAACCAAGCCTAATAGTAAAAAATAGTCCAGTGCCGCAAAGTAGGGTAATAAGGAAGTATGGACCCCAAAGAAATGAATTTATACTCTCGACACAATTATTTAAAATTTCAGCAAAATTTGTAGGCATTTTCTTGACTTTCATTGGTGTAGTTTAGAGAGCGAGTATATTTAAAAAAATATAAAATTAGAATAAATAAGAAAAATTTTTTAGCTTTGCTTAAAATTTCGTACTAGTTTCGGCTTACTCGTAGTGAACTTGTTTTTACTAGCAAGATTTTATGACCAATATTTTTACGCTCTAAGGCGTTTTTTGATTGATAATTTCTAAATTTATTCCGCAAAGACGGCTTATGAGGACTAAAATTATTTCTTGATTTTTGGATTTTAAAATTAGATTTTTGCGTTTTTTAGAAGGCTTTTACAAACAATTCGCTGTTTTTCCTGCGTGGGCATAGCTTGGCAAAACGTATTTGACTATTAGTTTTGCTAAAAATTTTATCAAAAGCGTTTAAAAGGCTTTGGCTATTAAATTGCTTAGTCATCTTTGTAAAATTTGCCCGTCTTTTGTTTAACTGGGTTAAATTTACTGCTTTGCGCCGATTTTTTATAAAATTAAGCAAGCTAGTAATGCCTTATAGACTACCAATAAGTTTGCTTTCTAGTATAAATTTAATGGTAAATTCTAGTCTTACCGCACAAATTTAACGCTATTCTATAGGCTTAAACTGCTTAAAATCCACACCGGTCGCGTCAAGGACTGTACGCGAATAAAAGTAAAAACTATAAAACAAATCATCATCATAAAAGCATTCTTCCCAAAGCTCCTCGTCGTTTTCATCGCTTTGTGGCCACAGGTATTTTTCGGCTAACATATCAGCAAAGCTATTCAGTGGTGTAGTATGATTAATTTTATCGGCATCGCTACAAACCATAAGCATAAACGCGAAAAATTCACCCAGACGGGATACGATAAGCTCTGCCACCTCGTTTTTATCGCCGTTATCAGCGACCAACTTCGCCCGCATAAAAATTCTCGCCAAAAATACAAGTGCAAAAGGCGTAGCGTGCCAAAAAGT
This genomic interval from Campylobacter concisus contains the following:
- a CDS encoding alanine/glycine:cation symporter family protein, with the protein product MPTNFAEILNNCVESINSFLWGPYFLITLLCGTGLFFTIRLGFVQIFKFKMGLKELFGNFSLHGEAAGKAGMSQFQAVATAIAAQVGTGNLVGATTALIMGGPGAIFWMWCAAFLGMATNFAEICLAQIYRTKDDSGHTIGGPAFYISRGLKGKWAKILAGFFAIAIIIALGFIGNMVQANSISDGFKGAFGIPQWITGAFLAIVCAVIFIGGVKAIARVAEKIVPLMALLYVGVGLIIIALNFHEIPDAVLLIYKAAFDPSAAWGGATGASIAAAMRYGIARGLFSNEAGMGSTPHAHAAANVKHPVDQAVLGIMSVFVDTFIVLNITVFVVLTANVISFENGKAVFTGITLVQEAFSSHIFGKVGGYSFVAICLFFFAFTTILGWYYFAEINVRYLLGAKAVRAFQILVVVFVFLGSLQKVDFVWSLADMFNGLMVVPNLIAIIILSPIVAKLLKDHDAGKEYDVKDYLK
- a CDS encoding ATP-dependent DNA helicase RuvA translates to MNKQNLAYITNLEIEDVPWSRLTTTYGRASEFPEIFKQLSAAIGEKNLTQSLTTSKSNSGQNTANPANNNEAKFNAKAACDVLDKIFKEIEHQSTFWHATPFALVFLARIFMRAKLVADNGDKNEVAELIVSRLGEFFAFMLMVCSDADKINHTTPLNSFADMLAEKYLWPQSDENDEELWEECFYDDDLFYSFYFYSRTVLDATGVDFKQFKPIE
- a CDS encoding IS1595 family transposase, whose amino-acid sequence is MSENECYEYFKSICWSSNKGSPICPTCGSASSHYFIESRLQYRCKDCFHTFSVTSGTIFHSHKLDFKAILLAIVIFSNATKGISALQLSRDLDVQYKTAWVLSHKIRESLMTSDSGNKFSGIVEMDGVYVGNYIKPANNINNRIDRRKAFKPNKRVIISLRERNLFGSGAGKTKTFILKSNHILPNSEIHTDENSAYDDLLAHYNLKRVNHQIEYSGLNGENNNQFVKI
- a CDS encoding glycosyltransferase → MRFFLFFVKPVIFATIAAKIARVPRIVGMIEGLGGAFTVHKNGQTKKAKIIKTIQVLLYKISLLGLTQEELKPYLDSGVVIYPGFVNDIKERIVNSSIFVLPSYYREGVPRSTQEAMAIGRAVITTNSVGCRETVEDGVNGFLVPPFDSKILAQKMIYFIQNPEMIVQMGIESRKIAEIKFNINEKNERLAKIIIGK
- a CDS encoding DUF6471 domain-containing protein — encoded protein: MTEYEKRAKVYLKIQMAKADIDYPRLAELLKEKGINESRENLANKINRGKFSFAFVLMVCELLEHKIAD